Proteins from a genomic interval of Callospermophilus lateralis isolate mCalLat2 chromosome 1, mCalLat2.hap1, whole genome shotgun sequence:
- the LOC143386811 gene encoding olfactory receptor 7A10-like, with protein sequence MEPGNDTLRLEFLLLGLAEDPELQPLIFGFFLSMYLVTVLGNLLIILATISDSHLHTRMYFFLSNLSFVDICFTSTTIPKMLVNIQTQSKAITYTGCITQIHFFVIFAELDIFLLTVMAYDRYVAICQPLHYMVIMNHRLCVMLVLVSWVGSFLHAILQSLMVLQLSFCTDLEIPHFFCELNQVVHRACSDIFLNDLVIYITAVFLGGGPLTGILYSYCKIVSSIRAISSAQGKYKAFSTCASHLSVVSLFYGTSLGVYLSSAVAQNSRSIATASVMYTVVTPMLNPFIYSLRNKDIKSALRRFCEKD encoded by the coding sequence ATGGAACCAGGGAATGATACTCTACGTTTAGAATTCCTTCTTCTGGGACTTGCAGAGGACCCAGAACTGCAACCCCTCATCTTCGGATTCTTCCTCTCCATGTACCTGGTCACTGTGCTGgggaacctgctcatcatcctggccACCATCTCAGACTCCCACCTGCACACgcgcatgtacttcttcctctccaacctgtcctttGTGGACATCTGCTTCACCTCCACCACCATCCCCAAGATGCTGGTGAACATCCAGACACAGAGCAAGGCCATTACCTATACAGGCTGCATCACCCAGATTCACTTTTTTGTTATCTTTGCTGAGTTAGACATTTTTCTGTTGACCGTGATGGCCTATGACCGGTATGTGGCCATCTGCCAACCCCTGCACtacatggtcatcatgaaccaCAGGCTCTGTGTAATGCTAGTTCTGGTGTCCTGGGTTGGGAgttttttacatgcaattttgcAAAGTTTAATGGTGTTGCAGCTGTCCTTCTGCACAGACTTGGAAATCCCACATTTTTTCTGTGAACTTAACCAGGTGGTTCACCGTGCCTGCTCTGACATCTTTCTTAATGAcctggtgatatatattacagctGTCTTCCTGGGAGGTGGCCCTCTCACTGGCATCCTTTACTCTTACTGCAAGATAGTGTCCTCCATCCGTGCAATCTCTTCAGCTCAGGGCAAGTacaaagccttctccacctgtgcaTCTCACCTCTCTGTGGTCTCCTTATTTTATGGCACAAGCCTAGGTGTGTACCTCAGTTCTGCTGTGGCCCAAAACTCACGCTCCATTGCAACTGCTTCAGTGATGTACACTGTGGtcacccccatgctgaaccccttcatctacagTCTGAGGAACAAGGACATCAAGAGTGCTCTGAGAAGATTCTGTGAGAAAGATTAA
- the LOC143642128 gene encoding olfactory receptor 7A10-like: MHVKPGNDTQHLEFLLLGLAEDPELQPLIFGLFLSMYMVTVLGKLLIMLAVISDSHLHTPMYFFLSNQSFVDICFTYSTIPEILVNIQTQSKAITYAGCITQIHYFVLFVVLDDFLLTVMAYDRYMVICLPLHYMVTMNRRLCGLLVLVVHHACSDTILNEVVIYFAALMLAGAPLIGILYNYCKIVSSIHAISSAQGKYKAFSICASHLSVVS; encoded by the exons ATGCATGTGAAACCCGGAAATGATACTCAACATTTAGAATTCCTTCTTCTTGGACTTGCAGAGGACCCTGAACTGCAGCCTCTCATCTTTGGGCTTTTCCTGTCTATGTACATGGTCACTgtgctggggaaactgctcaTCATGCTGGCTGTCATTTCAGACTCCCATCTGCAcacacccatgtacttcttcctctccaaccAGTCCTTTGTGGACATCTGTTTCACCTATAGCACCATCCCGGAGATACTGGTGAACATCCAGACACAGAGCAAGGCAATTACCTACGCAGGCTGCATCACCCAGATTCACTATTTTGTACTCTTTGTTGTGTTGGATGACTTTCTTCTGACTGTGATGGCCTATGACCGGTATATGGTCATCTGTCTTCCCCTGCACTACATGGTCACCATGAACCGCAGGCTCTGTGGATTGCTAGTACTG GTGGTTCACCATGCCTGCTCTGACACCATTCTCAATGAGGTGGTGATATATTTTGCTGCTCTCATGTTGGCTGGTGCCCCCCTCATTGGTATCCTCTACAATTACTGCAAGATAGTGTCCTCCATCCATGCAATCTCATCAGCTCAGGGCAAGTACAAAGCCTTCTCCATCTGTGCATCTCACCTCTCTGTGGTCTCCTAA